The genomic DNA TAGACGCATTAGGTGGGGAAATTGGTAAAGTTGCAGACCGCACATATTTACAAAAACGTATCCTCAACTCTTCACGAGGCCCAGCAGTCTGGGCATTACGGGCGCAAACCGATAAGCGCGAATATGCAGCAATAATGAAAGGAATTGTCGAAAACCAAGAAAATTTGACAATTCGAGAAAGCATGGTCACAGATTTAGTCTTAGGAAAAAATGATGAAATTATCGGTGTAGAAACTTATTTTGGTGTCGCTTTTGAATGCAAAGCCGTAATTTTAACCACTGGGACATTTTTAGGTGGAAAAATTTGGGTCGGGAATAAATCCATGGAAGCTGGCCGCGCGGGAGAATTTGCCGCCGTCGGTTTAACAGACACCCTTAACCGTCTGGGTTTTGAAACCGGCAGATTAAAAACCGGTACACCTGCAAGAGTAGATAAGCGGTCTGTTGATTACAGTAAACTGGAAGTCCAACCAGGAGATAAAGAAGTCCGCTGGTTTAGTTTTGACCCCCAAGCGTGGGTAGAACGGGAACAAATTCCCTGTCATATGACCAGAACTACTAAAGAAACCCATCGCTTAATTCAAGAAAACTTACACCTATCCCCTGTTTATGGTGGTTGGGTAGAAGCAAAAGGCCCCCGTTATTGTCCTAGTATTGAAGATAAAATAGTCCGCTTTGCCGATAAAGAAAGTCATCAAATCTTCATTGAACCAGAAGGACGGGATATACCAGAATTATACATTCAAGGATTTTCCACAGGTTTACCAGAAAATCTGCAAATTCCCATGTTGCGGAGTCTTCCCGGTTTGGAAAATTGTGTGATGTTACGTCCAGCTTATGCAGTAGAGTATGATTATTTACCCGCAACCCAGTGTTATCCCACATTGATGACCAAAAAAATTCAGGGCTTATTTTGTGCGGGACAAATTAACGGCACAACTGGTTATGAAGAAGCAGCAGCCCAAGGTTTAGTTGCCGGTGTGAATGCGGCGCGGTTTGTGCGGAATCAAGAAATGATTATTTTCCCCCGTGAGCAAAGTTACATTGGGACATTGGTTGATGACCTGTGTACCAAAGATTTGCGTGAACCTTACCGTATGCTTACGAGTAGATCCGAGTATCGTTTGTTATTACGTTCGGACAATGCCGATCAACGGATGACACCGTTAGGGCGAGAAATTGGTTTAATTGATAATAGACGCTGGGATTTGTTTACCCGCAAGCAAGAGCAAATTATCGCAGAAAAAGAACGACTACATTCGACTAGAATTAAAGAACATGATGACATTGGTAAGGCGATCGCTCAAAGTACCCAACAAGCTATTAAAGGTTCAATCACCCTCGCTGACTGGTTACGTCGTCCAGGCATACACTACATTGACCTAGACCGATATGGCTTAGGAAATCCTAGCCTCAACCAAGCAGAAAGAGAAGGAGCAGAAATTGACATTAAATACTCTGGATATTTAGCTAGGCAGCAAAATCAAATCGAGCAAATAGCCCGTCAAGCCAACCGTCCCCTACCAGCAAATTTAGATTATGCAGCAATTGATACCCTTTCCAAAGAAGCCAGAGAAAAATTAGCTAAGGTAAAACCCCTAACAATTGGGCAAGCAGCGCGAATTGGAGGAGTTAACCCTGCGGATGTAAATGCCTTACTAATTTATTTAGAAATCCGTAAAACCAAGGATCAGTCTGAGTTGTCGCTATTAGGAGATACAAAAACTTCTCCATGATAGGTATAGTATAGGCTGGGGGATCAGTATGATGTATTACATAGATTTTTGAAGTTAAATTCGCAATCACTTCCAAATCGCAGTAGAATTTAATACCATTGTGAAATCAATTTATTTCCTTGGAAATGAATGATTAGCAGTGAAGTCAAAAATTTGATTTCCCGGCCACATCATGTTTCCTTTTTCTGTCCTAGCAGCCACAAAGAAAATGTCTATGATACCAGAAGCCAGCACCCATCTGATTATTTCCGAAGCCATAGAGGACTTAATTCCTGATGAAACTGTGTCAATAGAAGCTTACGCAGAAGGTTTGATAGATGATCTCTTCACCGATATTGACACCATTCTTGATAGTGGTAGAAAACATCCTGCCAAAACTTTAAGAACCGAATATGCATCCATGCAAGCGGTAGCAGTGAAAATGCAAGAAGTAGTTTTACCACCAACTGTCAACCGTTCGGTGACGACTATTTCGTCAATTCCCAACCAACAACCGACGAGTACCCTGGTATTCAATCCTCCATCTGTCACTGCAATTCGGAAAAGAAAACAGAAAAACAGCGGTGGCTTGAATAACCTGCTGATACTCGGCTCAACCCTCAGTATGGCAGTAATTGGGGCAGCCTACTTAACAGAAGCGGGTATAATTAAGAGTTTGACTAGCAATACCCACACAAATCAAATCCAGTCAGCCGCAGTGGTGCCAGCAGATCCATGGGCAGAGTTGGTTGATTATATGTTGGAAGCTTTGGCAGTCATTGATCAACAAGATGCCAACAATCAACAAAAAAATCTCTCCTCAAAGTTCGGTAATGTAAACAACAACCTCAATAGTTCTTTACCTCTACCCAGTAACCCATCTCTAGGAACTCTCACACCGCCAGTTTCTGCTAATAATCTTCCACCTGTTCCCAGTCGGGTAACAAATGTTGTGGAGAGAATATATGTACCCGTTTATCAGTCTCCTCCTTCTGTGCGTCCACTACCAGAGGTTGCCAACTCCCCAGCCCAAATATCTCCACCTGAGTTTGTGAATGAGAATACTCAAAACCAGCGTCCAGCCACCAAACCTGTCCCAGTCAAACCACCTGTAGCTACTAAGTTGCCTACCATCGCACCGCCCAAACTACCAACTGCAACTGCATCAGCACCTACAACAACTCAAGATATTTATTTACCCGCCTATTCAGCGCAGTTAGAAGGATTGATGGAGTTAGGTCAAAAATCAGCAGCTTTATTTAAAATTGATGGTGTGACTAGCCGAATTAACCTGGGAGAAAACATTGGTGCGACAGGTTGGACTCTTGTAGATGTAAGCAATGGTGAGGCAATTATCCGCCGTAATGGTGAGGTACGCTCAATTTATACAGGTCAGAAATTATGATGGATATTGGACAAAATGTAAAAATAGTTACAGTAGAATGTAGTAAGGTTATCCAATGACAACCTGCCACTTACGAGTAGGAATATCTACCTTAATTTATCTATTTCCTTGACTTAGTAGCGGATGTATTGCCATACTTTGGTTTACTTGCTTGTGTTCTGCTGTATTTTTTTCAATAAACAAGTTATCATTTCTGCATCTGTGCAAACATTAATAAAATTACTCATTCTCTGCCTCTTTACTAATTTTATTGTCAATCTAAAACCCAACATTCTCCGGTTTGTTGGGTTGTTTAATCAGATTTGGTAAGTCAATCCCAATAATTTCTTGATGGTTAGAGTCTAAATATCTTCAACAATCTATCTGTATAGAAATATATATTATTTGGGGCTGTATATTTACATAGGGTTTGCTGATAAAGTCTTGTCGTGGAGACAGGTGACAGGTGACAGGTGACAGGTGACAGTTTCAAGAGTTGGATGGGAACTATTTTTCCTTGAAGCAGGAATTAAATGCAAGGTTTTTCAGTTCTCACCTCATCAAAGCTTGCATTTTTTGAAAGTCAAAATCGCTAAAATCGTTTACCTGTAATGTTTTGAGATTTATTCAGCAAGCCCTACATACAGAAATGACTAAATTTATTGATAATATTCTTATATTAAAAATAGTGATATTACTATTTACACTTTCAGAAAAGTGTATATATTATTAAAGTTTACTCAAAAATTAGTAATCATTAGGATTTTGATCATAATTCAGAAGTCAAGAATCAGAATACTTTATAAATCCGTAGATAATCAATCGTGTTTGGCTTAACTGTTCAGAAGCTGGAAGTTGACAAACTTTCAACATCTTTACCAAAAGTTTAACCTTATTTCACATAAAAATCAAATAACAATCAATAATTTTTTGCTATGACAAATTACCGTTCATCTTCCCATTCTGCCGATAATGATGCCAAAAGAGTGGCAATTCAGAAATATTGCTGTAATGTCATGGAAACTTTAGTGATAGAAGAAGTCGAGACACAAGTTCAGAAATTACCTGCTAAAGTTGCCAAATATATTAAAGTTTCAGAAGTGGTTGCTTATGCTTTAAATCGTTTACCAAGTTTGTATGCAACCAGTAAAAGAGGGTGGCAAAGACAATTACACTACGGAAAAACAGAGTTGTATCAAAAAATTTGTACCTCTGTGCGCCAGGGTATTGCTGCTGTGCAAAGAGATCCCCTTCGTGTTAATGATCCTCTCAACTTCATTGAGGATCGTTCAGCTATTATAGCATTAGAAGAGCTAAAGAATTTATTACAATGCAAAGATTTGTCATGGGAGAAATTACCTGAAGTCGTAGAAAGGACACTTCTAAATACTTCCAAAGGGAGGATAACCTGGCGCAAAAACATTACTTCTAAT from Okeanomitos corallinicola TIOX110 includes the following:
- the mnmG gene encoding tRNA uridine-5-carboxymethylaminomethyl(34) synthesis enzyme MnmG translates to MTIQNTVEFQDAYDVIIVGAGHAGCEAALATARLGCRTLLLTLNLDKIAWQPCNPAVGGPAKSQLTHEVDALGGEIGKVADRTYLQKRILNSSRGPAVWALRAQTDKREYAAIMKGIVENQENLTIRESMVTDLVLGKNDEIIGVETYFGVAFECKAVILTTGTFLGGKIWVGNKSMEAGRAGEFAAVGLTDTLNRLGFETGRLKTGTPARVDKRSVDYSKLEVQPGDKEVRWFSFDPQAWVEREQIPCHMTRTTKETHRLIQENLHLSPVYGGWVEAKGPRYCPSIEDKIVRFADKESHQIFIEPEGRDIPELYIQGFSTGLPENLQIPMLRSLPGLENCVMLRPAYAVEYDYLPATQCYPTLMTKKIQGLFCAGQINGTTGYEEAAAQGLVAGVNAARFVRNQEMIIFPREQSYIGTLVDDLCTKDLREPYRMLTSRSEYRLLLRSDNADQRMTPLGREIGLIDNRRWDLFTRKQEQIIAEKERLHSTRIKEHDDIGKAIAQSTQQAIKGSITLADWLRRPGIHYIDLDRYGLGNPSLNQAEREGAEIDIKYSGYLARQQNQIEQIARQANRPLPANLDYAAIDTLSKEAREKLAKVKPLTIGQAARIGGVNPADVNALLIYLEIRKTKDQSELSLLGDTKTSP
- a CDS encoding late competence development ComFB family protein; translation: MTNYRSSSHSADNDAKRVAIQKYCCNVMETLVIEEVETQVQKLPAKVAKYIKVSEVVAYALNRLPSLYATSKRGWQRQLHYGKTELYQKICTSVRQGIAAVQRDPLRVNDPLNFIEDRSAIIALEELKNLLQCKDLSWEKLPEVVERTLLNTSKGRITWRKNITSNDEIVDWNNHRH